Proteins encoded in a region of the Corvus hawaiiensis isolate bCorHaw1 chromosome 18, bCorHaw1.pri.cur, whole genome shotgun sequence genome:
- the CRYBB2 gene encoding beta-crystallin B2 isoform X2 — MMASEHQMPASKQQQASSKIAIFEQENFQGRCHELSGACPNLKEAGVDKVGSILVHSGPWVGYEQASCKGEQFVFEKGEYPRWDSWTNSRRSDSITSLRPIKVDSQEHKIVLYENPSFTGKKIEIIDDDVPSFHAHGYQEKVSSVRVQSGTWVGYQYPGYRGYQYLFEKGDYKDSSDFGAQHPQIQSVRRIRDMQWHQRGAYHPTN, encoded by the exons ATGATGGCTTCCGAGCACCAAATGCCAGCctccaagcagcagcaagccAGCTCCAAG ATTGCCATCTTCGAGCAGGAGAACTTCCAGGGCCGCTGCCATGAGCTCAGCGGGGCCTGCCCCAACCTGAAGGAAGCCGGCGTGGACAAAGTGGGCTCCATCCTGGTGCACTCCGGACC CTGGGTGGGCTACGAGCAGGCAAGCTGCAAAGGGGAGCAGTTTGTGTTTGAGAAGGGGGAGTACCCCCGCTGGGACTCCTGGACCAACAGCCGGAGAAGCGACAGCATCACTTCCCTGAGACCCATCAAAGTG GACAGCCAGGAGCACAAGATCGTGCTGTACGAAAACCCCAGCTTCACCGGCAAGAAGATCGAAATCATAGACGACGATGTGCCCAGCTTCCACGCACACGGCTACCAGGAGAAGGTCTCATCCGTGCGGGTGCAGAGCGGCAC GTGGGTGGGATACCAGTACCCTGGCTACCGGGGCTACCAGTACCTGTTTGAAAAGGGGGACTACAAGGACAGCTCAGACTTCGGCGCTCAGCACCCCCAGATCCAGTCGGTCAGGCGCATCCGGGACATGCAGTGGCACCAGCGCGGTGCTTACCACCCCACCAACTAA
- the CRYBB2 gene encoding beta-crystallin B2 isoform X1, which translates to MMASEHQMPASKQQQASSKIAIFEQENFQGRCHELSGACPNLKEAGVDKVGSILVHSGPWVGYEQASCKGEQFVFEKGEYPRWDSWTNSRRSDSITSLRPIKVVRAPRQPLPTRQTKDSQEHKIVLYENPSFTGKKIEIIDDDVPSFHAHGYQEKVSSVRVQSGTWVGYQYPGYRGYQYLFEKGDYKDSSDFGAQHPQIQSVRRIRDMQWHQRGAYHPTN; encoded by the exons ATGATGGCTTCCGAGCACCAAATGCCAGCctccaagcagcagcaagccAGCTCCAAG ATTGCCATCTTCGAGCAGGAGAACTTCCAGGGCCGCTGCCATGAGCTCAGCGGGGCCTGCCCCAACCTGAAGGAAGCCGGCGTGGACAAAGTGGGCTCCATCCTGGTGCACTCCGGACC CTGGGTGGGCTACGAGCAGGCAAGCTGCAAAGGGGAGCAGTTTGTGTTTGAGAAGGGGGAGTACCCCCGCTGGGACTCCTGGACCAACAGCCGGAGAAGCGACAGCATCACTTCCCTGAGACCCATCAAAGTGGTGAGAGCACCCAGACAGCCACTACCCACCCGCCAGACCAAG GACAGCCAGGAGCACAAGATCGTGCTGTACGAAAACCCCAGCTTCACCGGCAAGAAGATCGAAATCATAGACGACGATGTGCCCAGCTTCCACGCACACGGCTACCAGGAGAAGGTCTCATCCGTGCGGGTGCAGAGCGGCAC GTGGGTGGGATACCAGTACCCTGGCTACCGGGGCTACCAGTACCTGTTTGAAAAGGGGGACTACAAGGACAGCTCAGACTTCGGCGCTCAGCACCCCCAGATCCAGTCGGTCAGGCGCATCCGGGACATGCAGTGGCACCAGCGCGGTGCTTACCACCCCACCAACTAA